A window of Bradyrhizobium diazoefficiens genomic DNA:
GAAAACATCGCGCTTGCGGCGACCGCTCCGAGCGGATGGAAGGTGACGTTCGAGCCGGCGACGATCGATCGCCTCGTACCCGGCAAGGACAGCGAGGTGCAGGCGCTGCTCACGCCCAGCGACAAGTCGCTGGCCGGTGATTACCAGGCCACGATCCGCGCCACATCCCGCGGAGAGAGCGCTTCCAGCCAGTTTCGCATCACGGTCGCCACATCGACGGTGTGGGGCATGGCAGGTGCCGGCGTCATCGGAGTCGCGCTTCTGCTGATGCTGGGTGCAGTCGCGAGGTTCGGACGGCGATGAGCAATCAGTCCAGCGAGAGCCGAGGGACGGCACCAGGTCCCGTCATCGCCGCGCGCGGGCTGACGCGGCGCTATGGCGCCACCGCCGTGGTGGATGCCATCGACTTCGACATTGCCCGTGGTGAGGTGTTCGGCCTGCTCGGCCCGAACGGCGCCGGCAAGACCACAACCATCCTGATGATGCTCGGTCTCACCGAGATATCATCGGGAGAGGTCAGCGTGCTCGGCTTCAATCCCGCGCGCGAGCCGCTGAAGGTCAAGCGGCGCGTCGGTTATCTTCCCGACGCCGTCGGCTTCTACGACCAACTCACCGCAACGGAGAACCTGGCCTACACGGCCAAGCTGATGGGTCTTCGGCGCGCGGAACGGGCTCGGCTGATCGAGGCGGCGTTGTTCCGGGTCGGATTGGCGGACGTCGCGTCGAAACGTGTCGCCACCTTCTCGCGCGGCATGCGGCAGCGGCTGGGTCTGGCCGAGATCATCATGAAGCGCGCCGAGATCGCGATCCTGGACGAGCCGACTTCCGGGCTCGATCCGCAGGCGACGCAGGAATTCCTCGGATTGATCGGCGAGCTGAAGGCGGAGGGCGTCACCGTGCTGCTGTCATCCCACATGCTCGACCAGGTGCAGCGGGTCTGCGATCGCGTCGCGCTGTTCCGGGCAGGCCGGATCGTGCTGATGGGCGCGGTGCCGGACCTTGCGGTCAAGGTGCTCGGCGCAAGCTTCGTCGTCGAGGTGGAGGCGGAAGGGCCTGGCATCGCCCGGCGGCTTGCGCTGATTCCGGGCGTGACCAGCGTGGAGACCCTGGCCGACAACCGCTTCCGCATGACGGCCGAGCGCGACGTGCGGCCTGATGCGGCCCGCGCGGTGGTCGCGGTCGACGGGGCGCTGCGAAAACTGTCGGTCGACGAGCCGAGCCTCGAAGCGATCTATGCGCACTATTTCCAGGCGCAGCCCACCGGAGACGTTCGTCATGCGGCGTGAAGGATCACCGTTCCAGGGACTGTCGACCGTCTTCGTCAAGGAGCTCGCCGATCATGTCTCCAGCATCCGCATGCTGATGCTGGAGCTCCTGATCGTGTCCACGGCGCTCGCCGCGCTCTATGAAGCGATCGGCCGCCTCAGGCAGACCACGGCCGAGGATCCGTTCCTGCTGCTGCGCCTCTTCACCGTCGATCAGGCGCCATTGCCGTCCTTCGTCGCGATTCTCGGCTTTCTCATCCCGCTGATGGCGATCGGGCTCGGCTTCGATGCCGTCAACGGCGAGCACAACCGGCGGACGCTCTCGCGCATCCTGGCGCAGCCGATCTACCGGGATGCGTTGCTGATGGGGAAGTTCCTTGCGGCGCTCGCCACCATCGGCATCAGCCTCGCCGCCTTGTGGCTGCTGGTCATCGGCCTCGGTCTGCTCTTCCTCGGCGTCCCGCCCGGCGGCGAGGAGATCGCAAGATCGCTGGTCTTCCTGATCGTGGCGATCTTCTATGCCGGCGTCTGGCTGTCGCTCGCGATGTTGCTGTCCACCGTGTTCCGGTCGGCAGCCACCGCGGCGCTGGTCTCGCTCGGCATCTGGCTGTTCCTGACGGTGCTCTGGCCGATGCTGGCTCCGGCCGTGGCGCAGGCGATTGCGCCGGCCGATCCCCGCTATTTGCTGCTCGGCCTCAACGATCCAGCGACCGCCGTCTGGACGCAGGAATTGCAGAGGCTGTCGCCGAACGACCTGTTCGGCGAAGCGATGCTCGCCGTGCTGTCGCCGACGACGCGCACGCTTGGCCCCGTATTCCTCGATCAGCTCCGCGGCGCCGTGATGGGTGCGCCGCTGCCCTTCGGCGAAAGCATCATGATCGCCTGGCCGCAGACCGTCGGCCTCGTTGCCGGCACCATCATCCTGTTCGCGTTCAGCTACGTGCTGTTCCAGCGGCAGGAGGTGAGGGCGTGAGCGTGAACCAAAACTGATTGGTGTTGCCCTCTCTTCCTCCAGGAGACGGGCGAGAGGGGGTGGCCGGAATTCCCCATCGCGGCCACCCCCTCGACTTTGCTCTACCTGATCTTCCCCCACAGCCATTTCGCCACCGCATCGGGCGACGAATTCGCGTCGTTGCCGCTGGCGCGCAAGTTCGCCTCGCGCATCGTGGCGATGTCGATCTTGCCGAGCAGAGGTTTGAGCGCGGCTTTCAGACGGTCGTCCCCGACGCGCTTCGGCGCGAGCAGCAGGATGGCATCATAGGGCGGGATCGCGTGTCTGGGGTCGTCGAGCGCAACCAGATCGTATTTTGCGATCAGGCCGTCGCTGGTGTAGCCGGCGATCACGTCGACCTCGCCGCTGGCGACGGCCGCATACATGAAGTCGGGCTGCATCTGGCGTTGGGCGCGGAACTGAAGGCCGTAGGCCTTCTGCAGCGCCGCCCATTCCGGCCGCGAGAAGAACTCGTAGTCGCCGGCAATCGACATCGTCGGTGCGTGCGCGGCGAGATCGGCGATGGTGCGGATGCCGAGCGCTTCGGCGCGCTTCTTCGGGATCACCAGCGCATAGGCATTCTCGAAGCCGAGCTCGCCGAGCAAGGTGATCTTGTCTTTCGCCAGCGCCGTCTTCAGCTCCGCGACCAGCTCGGCGCGCGGCTTGATGTCGGTGCGATGCAGCTGGTTGGCCCAAAGCGTGCCGGAATAATCGACATAGAGATCGATGTCGCCGGCCTTCAGGGCCTGGAAGATCACGCTGGAGCCGAGGCCCGACCGCGCCGTGGCCGAAAGGCCGGCCGCCTGGAGCCGGTCGCGGAGCAAGGCCGACAGCACATATTGCTCGGCGAAGGTCTTGGCCCCGACCACGTAGCTCTGGGACGAGCGGCTGATCGTCGGCACCAGCGTTGCGGCGACCAGTGCCGCGATTCCGACGGCACCGAGGCCGCTGCGCAAGCGGCTGCGGCGGCGCAGGCCGCCCTCGATCAGGCCGAGCAGCTGATCGACGGCGAGCGCCAGCAGGGCCGAGGCGAAGCAGCCGAACAGCACGAACACCCAGTTCTGGGTCTGAAGCCCGGCAAAGATGTAGTTGCCGAGGCTGGTCTGCCCGATCGGCGTCGAGAGCGTCGCGGTGCCGATGACCCAGACCGCGGCGGTGCGGATGCCCGCCATCATCACCGGCAGCGCCAGCGGCAGCTCGACCATGATCAGCGATTGCCGTCGGGTCATGCCGACGCCCTTCGCGGCCTCGATCAGCGCGGGATCGATGCCGTTGAGCCCGGTGATGCCGTTGCGCAGCACCGGCAGCATCGAATAGAGCGCCAGCGCCAGCATCGCCGGCAGGAAGCCGAATGCCGAGAAGGAAACGCCGAACCAGGCGAGCGTCACGGAGGCGGCCAGCAGCAGCAGCGGATAGAACAGTGCGAGCAGCGCCAGGCCCGGCACCGTCTGCACGATGCTGGCCATTGCGAGCAGGATGGCCCGCGGCGCCGGGCGGTTGCGCGTCAGGATCGCCAGCGGCAGGCTGACGGCGAGACCGAGCGCGAGCGCGGCGAGACTCACCCGCACATGGTTGCCGAGATAATCGGGCAGATGCGCCAGCGCCTCGCCCCAGCGTGGATCGGCGAGGAAGCTCATGCCGCACCGCTGGTTGGCAGGAGCGCGTTCAGCCGCTCGACCTGCCGTCGCGGCGTGCGCAGCAGCTCCAGCACATAGCCGTCGCTGCTCGTCGAAAGCTCGGTGGGCGTGCCCTGCGCGAGCAGCTGTCCGCGGCGCATCACTGCGATGCGGTCGGCGAGCAGGATCGCCTCGGTCATGTCATGGGTGATCATCACGGTGGTCAGGCCGAGCTTGCAATGCAGCGAACGATAATCGTCGCCGAGCGCGTCGCGGGTGATGGGATCGAGCGAGCCGAAGGGCTCGTCCATCAGCACGATGCGAGGCTTCGCCGCTAGCGCGCGCGCCACGCCGACGCGCTGGCGTTGGCCGCCGGAGAGCGCCTCCGGCAGGCGGTCGCGATGTGCATCACGGTCGAGCTGCACGAGCTCCATCAGCTCGTCGACACGCGCTGCGATATCTGCCGGCGGCTCGCCCAGCAGTTTCGGCGTGATCCCGATATTGTCGGCGACGCTCAAATGCGGAAACAGCCCGGCGGCCTGAAAGACGTAGCCGATCCGCCGCCGCAGGGCGACCGGATCGACCTCTCGCACGTTCCTGCCCTCCACCGTGATCGCGCCGCTATCGGCCTCGATCAGCCGGTTGGCGAGCCGCAGCAGTGTGGTCTTGCCGGAGCCCGAGCCGCCGACGATGGCCACAAACTCGCCCTCGGCGACCTCGAGCGACAAATCATCAACGGCTTTGAGCGGACCGAAGCTCCTGGTGACGTGGGCATAGCTGATCGTAGGTTTGGAAGGCATTAGACGGAGCTCACTCTTCCTTACCTTTCCTGGAGGGGGAGGGTAAGAGCGCGGCGGTGCTGCATGCGTAGCACGCTTAGCCGGTCGATTGAACTTGGCCGCGCCAGCGGCTAAGGCATCAAGCTAAATGCGGAGGAAGCTTATGTCGACGCCCACGGCAGTGGCGCTGGAAGATGCCAAGGTCGCGTTCCGGCTCGGGGACGGGCGGGTCTATACGGCGGTGGAGCAAGCCCATCTCACGGTTGCGCAGGGCGAGTTCGTGGCCATTGTCGGCCCCACAGGCTGTGGAAAATCCACGTTGCTCAACGTTGCGGCCGGGCTGCTGAAGCCTGCCGCCGGCAGCGTCAGGATTTTCGACCGGCCGCTGGCCGGGCTGAACCGGGATGCCGGCTACCTGTTCCAGGCCGACGCGCTATTCCCGTGGAAGACCGCGCTCGACAACGTCGCGATCGGGCTCGAGATCAAGGGCACGCTGCGCGCTGAAGCGCTGCCGCGGGGGCAGCAATGGCTGACCTCCGTCGGCCTCGGTGCGTTCGCCAATCGTTATCCGCACATGCTCTCCGGCGGCCAGCGCAAGCGCGTGGCGCTGGCGCAGGTCCTGATCCGCGATCCAAAAATCCTGTTGATGGACGAGCCGTTCGGGCCGCTGGACGCGCAGACCCGCCAGGTGATGGGCAATCTGCTGCTCGACCTCTGGAACGCCGACCGCAAGGCCGTGCTGTTCGTCACTCATGATCTCGAAGAGGCGATCGCGCTCGCCGACCGCGTCGTGATCATGTCGGCCGGGCCGTCCTCGCGCATCATCGGCGACTGGCGGGTGAGCTTGCCGCGCCCGCGCGACATCTTCGAGGTGCGCCTCGACAAGGAATTCCACGCGCTCCACCGCGAGATCTGGAGCGTGCTCAAGGACGAGGTAATGAAGGGCTACGCACAGTCCACCCGGGCGGAGAAGAAGGTCTGATGTCGCGCCCGATGCTGTTTGCGCTGCAAGTCCTGGTCGCGGTCATCTGCATCGTGCTGTGGCAAGTGCTGTCGACCGTTCCGGTGTTCGGCAAGATCCTGTTGCCGCCGTTCTTCTTCTCCAATCCGATCGACGTGTTCAGCCAGATCGTGAAGTGGTTCGCTTCCGGCGTGATCTGGCGGCATCTCGGCATCACGCTCGCGGAATCGATCCTCGCCTTCCTGATCGGGTCGCTCGGCGGCGTGCTGGTCGGCTTCTGGTTCGCACGCCAGCCGCTGGTCGCCGCGGTGTTCGACCCCTACGTCAAGATGGTCAACGCGCTGCCGCGCGTCGTGCTGGCGCCGATCTTCGCGCTGTGGCTGGGCCTCGGCATCTGGTCCAAGGTCGCGCTCGGCGTGACCTTGGTGTTCTTCATCGTGTTCTTCAACGTCTATCAGGGCGTGAAAGAGGTCAGCCGCACCGTGCTCGACAATGGCCGCATGCTCGGCATGAGCGAGCGGCAGTTGATGCGGCACGTCTATTGGCCCTCGGCGCTGTCCTGGATGTTCTCCTCGCTGCACACTTCGGTGGGCTTCGCCGTGGTCGGCGCGGTCGTCGGCGAATATCTGGGATCGGCGGCGGGGCTCGGCTATCTGATCCAGCAGGCCGAGGGCGTGTTCGATGTCGCCGGGGTGTTCGCCGGCATGTTCGTGCTGTCGGCCTTCGTCATCCTGATCGACTTTGCCGTCACGTTGGTCGAGCGGCGGCTGCTGGTCTGGCGGCCGACCGTGGACGGGCGCGGCTAGAGGCAAAGGCCCGCCATGCGCCGAAAGCCCGGTAGCTGGCGTTGCCTGGCAGTGCTTCTCAAGCCGGCCCCGCTGCTCTATGGTGCCGCCGGCCGAACGGAGGAAACCAATGAAGAACACGATTGCCAGGCTCGCCGCCGCGCTGCTCGCGCTGACGCTCACCACCGGATTTGCCGCGGCGCAAAGCAAGGTCACCATCGCCGTCGGCGGCGGCTCCTGCCTGTGCTATCTGCCCACGGTGCTGGCCAAGCAGCTTGGCGAATACGACAAGGCCGGCCTCAGCGTCGAGCTGGTCGACCTCAAGGGCGGTTCGGACGCGCTGAAAGCCGTGCTCGGCGGCAGCGCCGACGTGGTCTCCGGCTATTTCGACCATTGCGTCAATCTGGCGGCCAAGAAGCAGGAGCTCAAGGCCTTCGTGGTCTATGACCGCTACCCCGGCCTCGTGCTCGTGGTCGCGCCCTCGCGCACCAACGACATCAAGTCGGTCAAGGATCTCGCCGGCAAGAAGGTGGGCGTCAGTGCGCCCGGCTCCTCCACCGACTTTTTCCTGAAATACATGCTCAAGAAGAACGGGGTCGATCCCACCAGCGCCGCTGTGATCGGCGTCGGCCTCGGCGCCACCGCCGTCGCCGCGATGGAGCAGGGGCAGATCGATGCGGCCGTGATGCTCGACCCCTCCGTCACCGTGCTCCAGGGCAGCCACAAGGATCTGCGCATCCTCAGCGACACCCGTACGCAGAAGGATACGCTCGCGACCTTCGGCGGCGAATATCCCGGTGGCGCGCTGTATTCGACGGCGGCATGGGTCAACGGCCACGAAAAGGAGACGCAGGCGCTCACCAACGCGATTCTCGCCACGCTCGCCTGGATCCATTCGCATTCGCCCGAGGAGATCATGGCGAAGATGCCGGAAGGGATGGTCGGCAATAACAAGGATCTCTATCTCGCCGCGCTGAAGAACACGATCCCGATGTACTCCGAGACCGGCAAGATGGACCCGAAGGGCGCGGACGCAGTGCTCGCAGTGTTCAGCGTCGGCTCGCCCGAGGTGGCCAATGCCAAGATCGACGTCAGCAAGACCTTCACCAACAAGTTCGTCGAACAGGCCAGGAAGACCACGGGGAATCCCAAATAGCCGACGTAAAGGCGTGGTCCTCGTCGCTCATGACATCACCGATCATTCATCGCGTCACGACGCTTGATCTTGCCGTGCGGCCGATCACGTGGCCGTTCGCCGAGGAGCGGCGCGCCGAGATCGCGGCGCATTTCGCCGAAAAGCAGCGCGAACGGCCGAAGATATGGAACGGCCGTGTCCTGCTCGGATGCGATCCCGTGTTCACGGACGGCCATTTCGCCTCGACCTATTTCGAGACCGATTTCGCAAGCTTCCTCGCCTGGCGCGACTGGAGCTTTCCCGGCCCTGCCGTGTTCAACGGCTTTGGCATGGGCGCGCTGCGCACGTCCGACGGCGCCTTCGTGATGGGCGAGATGGCGCAGCACACCGCCAATGCAGGCCGCATCTATTTCCCGTCGGGTACGCCCGATCTCGACGATGTCAGGGACGGTGCGCTGGACCTTTCCGGCAGCGTCGTCCGCGAAATTGAGGAGGAGACCGGCCTGACCGTGGCGGACTATCGGGCTGAGCCGGACTGGCACTGCATCGTCAGCGGTCCCACGATTGCGATGATGCAGGTGCTCAACCTGGACATGCCCGGCGATGTGGCCCGCGCCCGGATCGAAGCCAATCTCGCCCGCGAGGACGAGCCCGAATTGTCGGCCATTCATCTCGTGCGCGGGATGGGGGACCTTACGCCGACCATGCCGCGATTTGTCACGGCTTTTATCGAGCAGCAGTTCGCCTCGCGCTGATGCGCGAGACTTGACATCGCTGCGCTCAGCCCATGTGATGGGCAAAAAGCAAAAGCAAAAAGAATGCAATGCACAATCGTCCAGGGAGGTTTTGATGCGCCTGCGCATGGCTGCCCGCTTGGTACGTGGGCTGGTGGTCGCGGTTGCCGCGACGGGCTTGGCGGTCTCCGCACAGGCTCAGGAGAAGAAGATCAAGATCGGCGTCGTTTTTGATTTGACCGGACCTCTCGCCGGCGGCGGTTCCGAGCTCAACTATGTCGGCGCAAAGATCATTCTCGACCATTTCGCCAAGACCGGCGTCGAGGGCTACAAGGTCGAGGCGGTCTACGCCGATGCGCAGAGCAAGCCCGACATCGCCATCAACGAATCCGTGCGCCTGCTCGAACAGGAGAAGGTCGACATGGTGCTCGGCTTCTTCTCTTCGGCGCAATGCGTGCCGGTGGCCGCCCGCGTCGAGCAGCTCAAGAAGTTCATGTGGATGACGACCTGCATCTCGTCGGCCGTGTTCAACGGGAAGGGCTACAAATACGTGTTCCGCCCGCAGGCGAGCGGCGACCAGTTCGGCATGATGACGATGGACTTCATCGCGCAGAACGCGAAGGAGAAGTTCGGCAAGGACCCGAAGGATCTGCGCGTCGCCATCATCCACGAGGACGGCGCTTACGGCGTCGACGTCTCCAAGGGCAACGAGGCCGGCGCGAAGAAGGCCGGCTTCAACGTCGTGCTCAAGGAAGGTTATTCGGCGACCGCGCCCGACCTGTCCCCGCTGGTGACCAAGCTGAAGCGCGCCAAGCCCGACGTGATCTTCCACACCGGCTACAACCCGGACATCACCCTGCTGCTCCGCCAGGCCCGCGAGCAAGGCCTGAAATTCGGCGCGCTGATGGGGCATGGCGCGGGCTATGGCGTCTATGAAAAGTTGAAGGAAGGCATGGGGGCCGACGCCACCTATATCTTCAACACCGATCCGATCTCGATCTGGCTCGCCAACCAGAAGACCATGGATCCGAAGCTTCCGCCCGTCATCAAGATGATCGGCGAGGAGTTCGACAAGATCCGGCCCGGCGTTGCCATTCGCTCCGCCCATGTCGGCATCGGTGCGTCCAACACCTACGTCTTCATGGCGGACGTGCTGCCGCGAGCGATCAAGAAGTACGGCGGCGTCGATCCCGAGGCGCTGCGCAAGGCGGCGCTCGACACCGACATCCCCGAGGGCGGCACCATGCTCGGCTTCGGCGTGAAGTTCTACGGCGAGGGCACGCCCATGGCCGGGCAGAACGAGCGCTCGTTCCCCGTCGTGATCCAGTATATCGACGACAAGTCCCATGTGGTGTGGCCGAAGAGCCAGGCGCAGCGTGACGCCGTGCTGCCGCTGCCGAAGGGCACCACCTACAGCAACCAGTAGCAGCGGAGGGCTTTGGTGCTGCAAGTCAGCGGGCTGGTGAAGCGGTTCGGCGGCTTCACCGCGGTCAACAACGTGTCGTTTCGGGTCGATCAGGGCGAGATCCTCGGCCTGATCGGGCCCAACGGCTCGGGTAAGAGCACGATCTTCAACATGCTCTCCGGCACGCTGGCGCCGACATCGGGCTCGATCCTGTTCGGCGGCTCCGAGATCGCGGGCCTTGCGCCGCATCGGATCATCAACCGCGGTATCGGCCGCACCTTTCAGATTCCGCGGCCGTTCCGCCGTCTGACGATCTTCGAGAACGTCGCGCTCGCCGGCTTTTACGGCCAGGGCCGCCACAGCCGTGCCAGAGCGGAAGAAGCGGCCGAGCGATCGTTGGCGATGGTCGGCCTGCCGACGGATCGCCATGCCAGCGTCGATGGTTTGGGCGCGGCCGGTCTGAAGAAGCTCGAACTGGCCAAGGCGCTCGCGACCGCGCCCAAGCTGCTGCTCGCCGACGAGAGCCTCGGCGGCCTCGACGAGACCGAGATGGACCAAGCGGCCGACATGCTGCGCAATATTCGCGACGAGCTCGGCATCACCATCATCTGGGTCGAGCACATCATGGGCGTCTTGATGCGCGTCGTCGACCGCGTCATGGTGCTCGATCACGGCGAGAAGATTTCGGAAGGCTTGCCGAGCGCGGTAGCAGGCGACCCGCGCGTGATCGAGGTCTATCTCGGCACCGATGCCGAGACCACGCAGGCCGCGGCCGCCGAAGCGCGCCGCCGCGCGGGAGGCTAGACGATGCTGGAGCTCCGCGCCGTCAACGCCGGCTATGGCACGTTCCAGGCGCTGTTCGACGTCAATCTCGACGTCAAGGCCGGCGAGGCCGTCGGCGTCATCGGCCCGAACGGTGCCGGCAAGACCACCCTGATGCGCGTCATCTCCGGCCTGATCCGCCCCTCGCGCGGGTCGATCCGGATGGAGGGCGCGGATGTCGTGGCGACGCCGCCGCACAAGATCGTCAGCCTCGGCATTGCGCATGTGCCGGAAAACCGGCGGCTGTTTCCGCAGCTCTCGGTCGATGACAATCTCAAGATGGGTGCCTTCATGAAGGAGGCGCGCGGTCATTATGCCGAGCGGGTGGAGGTCGTGTTCGACCTGTTTCCGCGCCTGAAGGAGCGGCGCCACCAGATGGCCGGAACCATGTCCGGCGGCGAGCAGCAGATGTGCGCGATCGGCCGCGCGCTGATGTCCAATCCAAAACTGCTGCTGCTCGACGAGCCGTCGGCGGGTCTGGCGCCGGTCGTGGTGCAGCAGGTGTTCGAGCTGGTGAAGCGGATTCGCGCCAGCGGGCTCACGGTGCTGATCGTCGAGCAGAACGTGCAACAGGTGCTGAAAGTGGTCGACCGCGCCTATCTGATCGAAGCAGGGACGATCAGGGCGTCCGGCAGCTCGGCCGAGATGCTGGCGAGCGACACGGTCAAGGAAGCGTATCTCGGGGTGTGAGGGTCATGCAGGCATGCAAGCATTCTTGGACATATTCGACATCTACCTGCTGGAGGCCGTGATCAACGGCATCCTGCTCGGCGGCGTGCTGGCGCTGCTCGCGCTCGGGCTCAATCTGATCTTCGGCGTCATCGACGTGACCTGGATCTGCTATGCCGAGCTCGTGATGATCGGCATGTACGCCATGTATTTCATGGTGCAGGTTTACGGCTTCAGTTATTTCATTGCGGCGCCTCTCACCATCCTGCTGGTCGCGATGCTCGGCGCGGCGCTGCATTACCTCGTGATCGCGCCGCTATTGACCGCGCCGCCGATCAACCAGCTGCTGGCCACCGGCGGTGTTCTGTTCGTGCTCCAGAGCTTTGCCACCGTCGCCTTCGGCATCGACTTCCGCAATCTCGGCATCCGCCTGCCGGTGCTCGCCTTCGGCGACATGAACTTCAGTTACGCGCGACTCCTGTCATTTCTCGCCGCGCTGGCCGGCATGGTCGCGGTCTACCTGTTCATGACACGTACCTTCACCGGCACCGCGATCCGCGCCATCTCGCAGGACCGGCAGATCATGGCGCTGATGGGCGTCGACACCAAGCGGATCTATCTCATCACCTCGGCAATCGGCGGCGGGCTGGCGGGGCTGGCCGCCTGCCTGCTGGTGCTGCAATATGACGTGCACCCCTTCGTCGGGCTGTCCTTCGGACCGATCACTTTCCTGATCTGCGTGCTCGGCGGCCTCGGCAATTTCATCGGCGGCTTCATCGCCGCCTTCGTGTTCGCCGAGATCATCTCGCTCGGCGGCCTGTTCTCCGATCTGGAATGGGGCTACGTGCTCGCCTTCGCCTTCTTCATCGTGATGATGTTCATCCGGCCCGCGGGCCTGCTCGCGAGGCGCCGATGACGGGGCAGGGCCGGCTTGCAGCATGGGGGATAGGGCTGACGGCGCTGGTCGCGCTGCCCTTCGTCTATCGCGACCCCTATCATCTGCACATTTTGGTGCTGATCCTGATCTGGTCGTTCGCCTACACTTCCTGGTCGATGATGGGACGGTTCGGCCTGGTCTCGCTGGGCCATGGCGGCTTCATGGGGATCGGTGCCTATGTCACCGCGCTCTTGTGGAATCATCTTGGGCTGTCGCCCTGGATCGGCATTCCCGTCAGCATGGTCGCGGCCGGCGCGCTGGCGCTGATCGTCGGCTATCCCTGCTTCCGTTTCCGTATCACCGGACACTATTTCGTGCTGGTGACGCTGGCGCTCTCCGGCATCGTGCTCCAGGTCATCACCGCAACGCGTGACTACACCGGCGGCTCGCTGGGTTATACGCCGAACCGGGCATCCAGCAACGGATTGCTGGCGCTGCAATTCGACGACAAGACGACCTGGTACCTGATCGCGCTCGGGATCTGGCTGTTCGGCATCGTGATCTGGCACTGGGTCGATCGCAGCATGGCCCGCTATGCGCTGGAAGCGATCTCGGAGGACGAGGACGCGGCGGCCGCCGCCGGCGTCGACGTTACCGCGGAGAAGCTGAAGATCACGCTAATCAGCGCCCTGATGACGGCGCTCGCGGGCGCGATCTACTGCCAGTACCAGATGTTCATCACGCCCGACACCGTCAGCGGCATCGCGGTGTCGCTCCAGATGGTGTTCGCGGCCATCGTCGGCGGCCTGTTCGTCTCGCTCGGACCGACCTTCGGCGCCGTGATCACCATCCTGCTGGCGGAGACCCTTCGGATCGGCTTCGGCACCAGGGCGGTCGGCTGGGACAATCTCGTCTACGGCGTGCTGCTCGTGCTTTTCATCATATTCCTTCCCAAGGGCATCCTTGGTAGCGTGCTCGACCGATTGAAGCCGCAACGCAAGGTGCCCCGCGCTCATGAGCAAGAAGCCGTCCAGATCGCTCGCCCAGGAGCTTGACCGCTACATCACGCCATTCCGCTATGATGGATCGGGCAAGTTTCATCTCAAGGCCCACAAGACCAATGAGAAGGGCGATCTCGACAAGGAGAAGGCGCAGGCGATCCTCGAGGCCAACAAGGAGCGGCTGATCGAGTTTCAGGAGAAGCTCTATGCCCAGGACCGCTGGTCGCTCCTGATCGTATTTCAGGCCATGGATGCCGGCGGCAAGGACTCGGCGATCAAGGCGATCTTCGAGGGCATCAACCCGCAGGGTTGCGAGGTCACGGCCTTCAAGGCGCCGAGCAGCAAGGAGCTCGACCACGACTTCCTCTGGCGCCACGTGATCGCGCTGCCCGAGCGCGGGCGCATCGGCATCTTCAACCGCTCGCATTACGAGGAGTGCCTGGTGACGCGCGTGCACCCGGAGATTCTCGCCAAGGAGAAGTTGCCGCGAAAGCTCCTCACCAAGAACATCTGGAGGGAACGGTTCGAGGACATCTCCGCCTTCGAGCGCTATCTTTGCCGCAACGGCACCGTCGTAC
This region includes:
- a CDS encoding branched-chain amino acid ABC transporter permease, whose amino-acid sequence is MTGQGRLAAWGIGLTALVALPFVYRDPYHLHILVLILIWSFAYTSWSMMGRFGLVSLGHGGFMGIGAYVTALLWNHLGLSPWIGIPVSMVAAGALALIVGYPCFRFRITGHYFVLVTLALSGIVLQVITATRDYTGGSLGYTPNRASSNGLLALQFDDKTTWYLIALGIWLFGIVIWHWVDRSMARYALEAISEDEDAAAAAGVDVTAEKLKITLISALMTALAGAIYCQYQMFITPDTVSGIAVSLQMVFAAIVGGLFVSLGPTFGAVITILLAETLRIGFGTRAVGWDNLVYGVLLVLFIIFLPKGILGSVLDRLKPQRKVPRAHEQEAVQIARPGA
- a CDS encoding polyphosphate kinase 2 family protein produces the protein MSKKPSRSLAQELDRYITPFRYDGSGKFHLKAHKTNEKGDLDKEKAQAILEANKERLIEFQEKLYAQDRWSLLIVFQAMDAGGKDSAIKAIFEGINPQGCEVTAFKAPSSKELDHDFLWRHVIALPERGRIGIFNRSHYEECLVTRVHPEILAKEKLPRKLLTKNIWRERFEDISAFERYLCRNGTVVLKFFLNVSRDEQRERFLDRLEQPAKQWKFSMGDIKERALWPRYQAVYQDIVRHTATSHAPWYVVPADHKWFARVVIGSVINAALEKLDLRFPRADKASLAEFAQVRKALEKEGRGGNKRAK